The DNA window CTGGCTACCAGCGGCAAATGCTAATATAAACGACAGGCCTTGGGTTAGAACATTATATGATAGCGGATACTGTCCTACGCCTGTTAGTGGTAAAGGCACTATATTTATCTGTCCAAGTGGCGATCCTAAAGTATACTATAGTTTTAGTAAAACTTATGCTATGCCAATGTGGAATTACCAAGCTTGTTGGAGACTGCGTACTCCGGTAAAACAGCTTTATAATCTTAGTGATCCTTCTACGCTATATGCATCCTACTCAGGTGATCTACTTGTAAACTTCACTCTCCTTTTTGATAGCTGCAACACTGACGATCATAAACAGGTATATAAGTTCTTCTTGAATAGTACCACGGAAAAAGTACATCTTAGACACAACGGGAAAGCAAATGTGCTTTTTGGCGATGGGCATGTATCGTCGTTAAGAGTTCTGCAAAATGGAGAATTAAAGGAAAAA is part of the bacterium genome and encodes:
- a CDS encoding prepilin-type N-terminal cleavage/methylation domain-containing protein — translated: MLDKIRKIWGSRNSFTLIELLVVIAIIALLASILLPALTKAREMARRVKCISNLRQLGQALIMYADDNDAWLPAANANINDRPWVRTLYDSGYCPTPVSGKGTIFICPSGDPKVYYSFSKTYAMPMWNYQACWRLRTPVKQLYNLSDPSTLYASYSGDLLVNFTLLFDSCNTDDHKQVYKFFLNSTTEKVHLRHNGKANVLFGDGHVSSLRVLQNGELKEKEKEIENKKRQKHTSKVEKRI